DNA from Nematostella vectensis chromosome 5, jaNemVect1.1, whole genome shotgun sequence:
TTGCTTCTTCGTTTCAagatttaaaattattttaaggTGGTGTGCGCTCAATTGTTTGAAGtttgtttagaaaagaatACTATCATAGCCGCGCTAATACGAACTTGTTTTAACACAAGTTTCATAGTTCTTTCGAACCCTGAAAAGCCAAATACCATGGACTAAAAATAGCTGTTTAGATATTGAAAAGAAGCAAATTGCCAAATGTATATGCCTTTTATTTGAAAGCGTTGATATCGATGTACTCGAAATATTTTGATAGATCAAAACCACGTGCAAGCGCCGCCGAACTCGCTTGTTGAACCACACTTCTATAGACAGATATCTATAGATAGATAGTTTTATCGAAAATGGTGCTTTCAATGAAATGCCAAATTCGGATTGGATTACAAATAGCAGCGCAACAAGTCTTGGTTTAAATTTCATCAACAAATTATAAACCATCGAACCCACGTCACCTTAAAAACACAATATCTGTTCTTTTGATAAAATTCAAACTGAAATATCTTAACTTCTTAAAATGATATGCCCCTTggcaaaataaaacacagtCTTAAATAACACAGTGTGGCATAGTAACTTTACTTCTATTATTCATGTTTTAGAAATTGAAGTTTAGTGATATGATGAGAGATGAAGAAAGAGAAACAGAACCCGGAAAGACAGTCATCCTAGAGCTGATGTCATCAGAGGAATCAGATAGCGAGGAGAGATACAGAGTGAGGCGCTCTATGGAAGTATGTAATTTCTTTAGTGAACTTGATAGAAGGCGTGGGCAGTTACAGACCCCACAACAGAAGAGACAGACAAACAGAAGAGTGGTAGGGGACAGCAGTGATCGCACAAGTGAGGCTGTCCCAGATGAACTAAGAGAGGTTGCAGTATCTGAGGACAAGAAAGTTGAGTCACTTAATTAAGGAGGCTTAAAATGGTTTTTCAGTCTTCTTACATTAgaagataaaaacaatgaaatttCAACCAAAGTGCTCTTTAAATTACTGAAAATCATGTATCATGTTACTGTTGAGGATCCTTGTGAATGCGGATATTCTATTGATTATTTATTGAACTATTGATATAgtaaatatattaaaataaacaaattacaATGCAGTATTCATATTCTATGTTCCATTGTGTTCGCTTTCGCGGTTTGCTTATATAATCCCGCCCTGGAAAACCCGAGAATACCAGCGGTTTACTAAAATAATCCCGCCCAGGAAAACCCGAGATTACTCAAGTTCTCCTTGGTTAATCCCGGCGTGGATAACCAGAGAATAGTGCACTTATACTAGCGTAATCGCACCGTGGATTATCTGGGCATACTCAGAGTAATCTTAACAGAAAGAAGAGGGAAGACGTGGAGATTACTTGGTTTATTCCTCGGGAAATCCACGGGTAATCGCAAGTGGCAAACTCTACTTTTTTGTCGTGAATAACATCAAggaggggtggttggtggttttaggggtgaggggtgggtagtggttccagggggaggggtggttggtggttttaggggtgaggggtgggtagtggttccagggggaggggtggttggtggttttaggggtgaggggtgggtagtggttccagggggaggggtggttggtggttttaggggtgaggggtgggtagtggttccagggggaggggtggctgGTGGTTTTAGGGGTGAGAGGTGGGTAGTGGttccagggggaggggtggttggtggttttaggggtgaggggtgggtagtggttccAAATCCTATATATAAGAACGCTGTCATACCAGACGGTAGTCTTTTATTAGCATGGTGACGTCCAAAACCACCCAAAAAAGCGGCCCACGTAGATAGTGTAATAGCGCTCAGACGGATCAATTCACTCCAATCGTTTATCGACTTTGTAGCCTTTGTCGTAGATGCGGAAGCATATTGTAAGATTTTTAAGTAAAAAGGAGTAAGAGTTGTACTAGCTATTATAGCATTAGTTAATACTAGCACTTGGAAATTTTCGCATGGGAATCTTATTTCAAGTCTGAGTGAAAACTTTTCTTAAATCAGTATAGGAAAAAATCCAATTTCCACCACCATTCCTTTATGGACTTTATATTCCAAATCGCGTGAACCCTTTCCTTTGAATAGCTCCTTAATAAATACCAAGACATGGTAGGAAGAGTGGCAGATATAAGGACAAATAACATAAAATCGTAAGTAGTCGCAACTTTGTTGTTAAATTTAATACGCATAAATTTGCTCTATTTCGAAGCTGTCGACTCTAGCTTTTAATCGCCTTTACAGATCTCTCTAAAAACTCACACAAGGATAGACAACAACGTGTTACATATTATTAGGAGAGAAATTAGGggaaaaatattgatatggaaTAGAAATTTGTCCTAGAAAACTGTCTTACTCACGTGACATTTATTCCGATCAAAAAGATTCATACGTcatatta
Protein-coding regions in this window:
- the LOC125563149 gene encoding uncharacterized protein LOC125563149 isoform X2, whose product is MMFVKLKFSDMMRDEERETEPGKTVILELMSSEESDSEERYRVRRSMEVCNFFSELDRRRGQLQTPQQKRQTNRRVVGDSSDRTSEAVPDELREVAVSEDKKVESLN
- the LOC125563149 gene encoding uncharacterized protein LOC125563149 isoform X1, with product MHIMKLMEKGLQGLQYDKLKFSDMMRDEERETEPGKTVILELMSSEESDSEERYRVRRSMEVCNFFSELDRRRGQLQTPQQKRQTNRRVVGDSSDRTSEAVPDELREVAVSEDKKVESLN